GATGGGGCAACAACACAAACTCCAATGAGGGAAAGTTTGATGGGacttcaggggaaaaagggTGCGTACCTCAGTGTGGCACCATCTGGGGACAGAGCCTCAGCAAGGTGGTGGTGGCCACCCTGTCCTTGAAGATTCTCCTAATTCAGCAGGACATGGCTCCAAGCTGTGGCACTGCCCCCTTGCTGAGCAGGAGATGCACCAAGCCCTCCAGCAATCCCTCCTAAAATAATCCCTTcttaaattttcctttgcttcatgCAGCAGGATGCCTGCAAAGGTCTGCACAGGTCCCTGTGTGGCACCTGAAGCTAAGGAGGCAGCGAGCTCTCCTCTGTGATGGCATCTGCCCAGCCCTGTCTTGCACATGCTCCACTCCATGTCCACCACTGTGTCCCAGTGCCCAGCCTTGTGAAAGCCACGGCTCATCCCCTGCCTGcactgtgccagtgctgctggtcTTTGCTGCCCACCACCACTCCTCAGGCCCTGCTGGGCCTACTGGGAGCTGCACAAACACCGAGAGATGGAAATGATGATTTATTAGAGTATCTCCTGCCCCAAGACAACAAAGGCTTCTCCAGACATCCCACCAGATTGCCCCGCCAGCTcagcccttccccaggcagAAAGCACTGAAGCTCTGTGCCTTTTCCTTGTCCCAAGCTGTCCCCAACCTGCTGAGCCTGCAGGTGCTCAGGATGAGCCATGACCACGGGCCAGGCTCAGGAGAAAAACCGTGGGAAGGAAcaccacaggcagcagcatgGGAGACCTCCTACCAGTATctagaagcaggaaaaaatgggaaaatacaAGGTGATGGCATGGATCCAGAGAAGAGAGCTGATCTGTGAGAAGTCAAGCAGCACAGAGACAACTGTTCTCCAGACCACTGAGCAAGGAGTATATTAGGTCATCTCCCTCCCTTTTCTGTGGACAAGACACAGCACTGGAGGGTGAGCAAAGGATGCCAGTTGAACACTGGACACTGTACCAGCACCTGCCTGGGCCCAGGGTCTGGAACAtgtcttcctctctttccctcctaAAGTGATGTCCATTCCTGCACAGCAAGGAAGGATGTTcatgcagagcagcacagcacagtggcCCCACTGGCTCAGGAGTCCAGCTTGATGAAGACCTTGGGCCTCGAGAAAATTTTGATTGCCTCTTCTATCTGGGAGAGCTTCCTCTCCAGCTCTACCCGCCTGTTCTGCATCTTGAGGGAGTCTCCACGCATTGGCAGCAGAACCAAGTCCTTTATCAGCTGCTCCTGGCctgtaaaaagagaaataagacaACTAGTGTAAGTTGGAGAACAAATAAATCTATCCTTTTCCTGACACTATGACCCCATCCCCAGCCATGAGAATGATGGCAGCACTGGAACACGAACCTAGAATCCTTCTATACAAAGCTCAGCTGGATGAGGACCTGAAGGACCTGCTCCAGCTTTGAAGAAACAAGGATTGGACTAGAGACTTCTGAGGGTCCATTCCAACTAAAATCTTTCCAACGTTTTAGGAGTAATAGTAACCCTAACATCAGGTCCACTAGACAAGCCTGCTCCAGAGAGCCACTCCTGTAACCTGCAGGTCCCACCAAGCTGCAGGAGACTGACTGCTCTTTCCACACACACAGCTCACATCCTGCCTACACACGCCTTATTCCAGGCAACCCTTCAAGTGGCAGGAATCTGTGGCCCACGACTCTCTTCCCCACAAGCAATCCTGGCTAGGATTGCTTCTTTTTCTCAGCTGGaatccccatttttttcccctcttactCTGCTTCAGGTTGCCGAGGGTCTCCAGCCGCTGGTCCTCCGGCATCATGGTGTGACCAGGCGGCGTGTCGGGATCTGGCAGGTTCCGCAGCCGCTCCTCCATCTGTTTGCGccacagctccttcctctccagcagGCTGCAAGGCAAAGGAGAGCAGGTGTTGGCACAtctggcaggaggggcagcccagggacaccagcagagagcaggaatcATGACCTTCAAACCCTGCTATGCTCCATGTCACTGCCTGAGGACCAAAGGGATCCACACGCCCTCGCTGTGGAGGATACAGGCGGGTTTAGCCCACACGTGAGCAAACACACTCCACATGCACCAAAGGGCTGCTGGAAGAGACACACTCAGGCCAGCACATACTCCTTGGAGACAAGGGATGCTGCTGCTCGTTTCTGGCTCACCGAGTCCTCGCAAAACCGTCTGTGGGTCAGTGGCAGAATGAAGTTGGACAGAGCAGCTCATGGCCAAGGATGCACAGCCGAAGGACTGACACTGTCCCAGGACAGTGGCACCCAGGAACAGCCTTCCACTCAGAACCCCCAAATGCACAGCACTAGTTGGATGTTCCTCAGACTCCAGGTCCAAGGTAGGGTGAACACTTGTGATGCAGAACGAGCTCTCTGCCCCTCCAAAACCAGACCTTTTAATGCTGAAGCTGCGTCACGCAGAGCAAAGCTCACGAAGGGGCAGGAGCACACAGAGCACCCCCCTGTCAGCATCACTGTACAGAGGCAAGCAAGAGAGGAGGAGACAAAACTCTTGAGCCCAGTTGCACTGGCCATGTGATGTTTGTTGAGTCAGGAAGGCAAGAGGGACAGTGTTTATTCCCCAGGCCACAGTAAACGGTGCTGCTGCGCATGGTGAGTGTGCCTCTGCCCCCCTCTCTATGCAGAAGCTGGGGGATGCAGTGAAGGCTGTTACAGGGGGGTCATACATACTACTGGGGGACGTGGCCCTTCTGCTTGGTGTTGTATTCCTCCTGCTCCCGGTGCTTctgttccagcagctcagccagtgcctgcagggactgggagcGGCGCAGCGGGGCCCGCTTGGCATTGCAGGCATTGTGCTTGATGAAGTCGATGCTCCTGCCCTCCACCTGGATCTGGAAGAAGAGAGAGCGAGGGATCAAGGGCCCtctgggcacacacacacaaccagGAAACCACTGGGATGCATGGGTGCCAGAAATCCCTGGTATGGATGCAGTTAGCGTGCCACTCACCTTGGTTTCAGCACCCTGTGCCTCTGGAGTCTCTGTGTCTGCTCTTCTGGCTCTGACAGGCCTTGGGGAGAGCAGTCTGCAGGGCTTGATCCCAGAGCCACAGCGAGAATATGCTCTCAGGAACTTCACAGCCTCAGGATTTGGAGGTGGGGAGGTCTCCTGGGGAAGGCAAGGGAAGATCCACTATTGGAGGGAGACTGGAGCAAAGAGAAACCCATCCAACCAAATTTGGGTCTTCAACCATGAGCTCAGCCACAGGTTTCCAGCAGGCACACGGTAGCACACGCTTTCTGCCATGACTTGGCAGAAGTTCTTGGGGGAAGGCAATCAGTAGTCAGCCAGCAAAGGCCAACAAAGCAACAAATACAGCCCTGGAAACAGAACTTTGTAAAGAATTGCTAAGAGAGgaaaatctgcagaaactgcagAGGCAGTGAAGCTGAAGGCATGAAGCTGACTGCTGAGGTGCTGGCTCTCAAgtgctgccctgctcagcacctcaAATCTGTGGTTATATCACTCTAGACAGAAAAAAGAGTGGAGAGTGAAAGTCTGGTGGAATTGCACCTGAGGGGCATCTTTAAAGGCCGTGGTTAGCACTGGCACAAGGTGACACTACTTGATGTCTAGCAGGTGGTCTGGGACTATCTCAGAGACAATCTTTTTGCAAACAAACCCTGAAAATTGAAAGTTGACACTGTTGCGAGGGGGTGACCTTGTGATAAATGCAACCAgggcactgctctgctcttggaAGAGACAGGAACTACACAGGGCAGCCCCCAGCTCTTTACAGGCACTCAAAGtctcagcagctccctcagctgaaCTGCAGCCCCTCGGGGCAGATTCCTTCTTGCCTGGCCCATTtagctgggcagagctgcagactGATGGTGGGATCAGTCAGTCACATCAGTGGTTTTGGTGTAAGGAGCAGGGTATGTGATGTTCCTCAGCACTGCTCCAAAGATGATCAGTCTTGTTTCAACAGGAGCCAGAAGACCTGGATCTCTCCAGTAAGTTAATGAGAAGTGCCTTTCCTTAGCAGGGCTGGCTCGAAGTCGAGTAAGGCTGTGATTTTATGAGCATGCTAGCAGAGCACAGCACGCtccctgggagcactggggctGCCAGAGCCCTTTCCAAGGCAGCTGCTACAGTCAACAGCCTCAGGGAGAGATGAGAGAAAAGAAGCTCTGCATTAGTCCTCAAGATCTAACAGAATCAACTTAaactctgagcagcagcagcttcacagaGGATGGATATCCTTCAAAGGGAACACCTCAGCTCCAGGAGAGCCACAGCAACAGCTAAAGCTCAGTGAGTCAGCGCCAGGGCTGCCTGTCACCCCTCTGGAGGAGTCCACAGAGCACAAGGAACGCACCACGCAGAAACTGCCTGCGCAGAGaccaccccctccccccaaaacaaaggaaggaaTGATCTCAATCTTCCTCAGATTGTCAAACGAGCGTAGGCTCGCGTTCTGAAGCACATGTGGGTTTGCTCCCGTGTGTGGAAGGGTCACCGACATCAGAGAGGTTGGTGGCACACCAGGAAGAAGGGACAGAGCATTTGGGACCACTGGTTTTGGAATGATCTTGCCAATTTTTGCAGTTGCTGTCGATACACATCATTTTAGCGTCAAAAGTTGGCCACAGATGAAAGGGAAGCAATGCAGAGATAAGGAAGAACTTGAAGACTCCAGCTCAGCAAGGGAGTACTGGGGGAAGGCTTGTGCAGGAGCTCAGGCTCAGCTTGCACCCACCGTCTGCACAAGCTCCCTGTGTCACTGGGAGCATCCCCAGGCAGGGAATACGGCTGGGAGAGGGAACCACCTGGAACTCACCACACAGGTGTGATGAGatttccctcttctctgcctCCCCTGCCAGGGGGGCTGCTTGGCCAGACAGGATGGggattattattattgcagCACTCACTCTCTGGACCCAGACCACATGCTCTCACTCTGCTGCCACGTCTGCCCCTTGTGCTTCAGCACCGAGATGCCCCCACACCCTGTCGGTTCTGTGACTCCCCAGTCTCCACCATCCCACTGTCCCTCATGGCTGAACCACATCCCAAGCCAGGAGAGTTCAAGAGCTCCGTAGGTACCAACCTGCAGTTTGGCCTTCACCTTTGACTCCACGTTTTCATATTTCTGGGATTTCCACAGAGCTTTCACAGGCTTGGGCTGGCTGTGCTCTTGGGCTCGCTCCTTCTCTTTGTACCTCTTCTGAATCTCCTTTATCCGCCTCACATTTTCCTTCTCGTAGTCCTTGGGCTCTTTCCCTGCACAGCAAGGGGAGACACACCTTCACCTCCCAGACACTGCCAAGGGATGCAGGCTCTTGGAGCACTGGCACCAGAGCCCACAGATCTGTCTTTAAAGGTGGTCCAACAGCCCACAGAACCAGCAAGTTCTGCCCTCTCCTGCAGACTAGACCATCTCTGCATCCCTCCCACGCTAGGTGCACACCCCTGGACTGATTCTTCTGCCAGAGGATCCCACAGTGCTCAGATGAGCATCAGCACAGGTCTGTGCACACTGCTGGTGTTCACAGCCTCCCCTGTCCTCAGTGGCCCACTTGTCCCAGTTTGGACTATGACAGCTGTGCCAGGATCCTCCCAAGAGCAAGGCCAATTCCCATCCCATGGAATCAGCATCCCATGGTGATGAAGCAGAGAGGGCTGGCTAATGGCAGCTGCAGAACTGTAAACTTGCACTGTTCCTGGTTTCAGGGTCAGCCACTGTCCCACGTTCAAGTGGACATCACTGAGGTTATGGATTGTGgatggtttttttgttttgaataaaaaatgaTCCTTCTTTGGTCTTCCCAAGACAGGGAAGATCTCAACTGACACAACCAGACCCTCGTCTGCATGGGCATAGCAGTTGTGGCAGTCACCAGCTGGCATCCACCATGCTGACCCTAGGCTGGGGGCAATGCCAGCACATGAAACAAACCAAATGACACCCAGGGCTCAGCCTTATCTCCTTCCTGGACCTCTGAATGTACTCTGGGTGACATCCCTGGAGAGGGAAACATCTTCCGCAAAGACGTTCTCAGTATCCACCTACACAGACACTTCCCAAATCCTGCCTGGCTTCACCAACAAGGAACTTGCCATGTTAAACATCCTCTATACATGAAGGTTTCATCTGATCCATATATATTAGTCTGACTAAAGTCCCTCTTCCAGTTCTAGACCTGGTTCAGGCTGGAGCCATGGAGGCCATAACAGATGACACCACTGCCAGGCCAAACGCAGCAGATCCAAGGAATCCACCCAATTCCCTGATGCTCCATCTCTGGCCCAAAAAGCAACTCAGGCCAGCAGTGACTCGGCTGTACTTACTCTTGACCGGCAATCCCCCGCCAAGGGAGATCCCCTCGAGCTGCAGCAAGAGGCCGAGTGTCCCCTTCCGCCCCTTCTCCAGGAAGTCCTTCCCACTGGGGCGAATGCGAGGGCTTGGCTGGGCCTGGCGGGCACTGCCCAAAGCAGAGTATGGGTTGGGAACTGGGTCCAGGGGGCCAGAGGTCAAATGCAGCTTCTGAGCATTTCCTTCCAGCCTCCCTTGAgctacagagaaagaaaaaggagaccCTTCTCAGGAAATGATCATCTCATAGTTTTCTTCACTCACAGCCCACAAACAATGCTGAAGACACCCTCTCCACCTCTACTTTCCCATTTTTCAACCAGCTGTACAGATCCCCTTTAGGATCACCATCCATGAGGCAGCAGAAGCACCTGCACTGGTGTAAATGGAGACTGTTGACGACATCAAAGGATAAGGACATCAAACATGCAAGCTGTCATGCCAAAGCACAAACCCACATGTCTGTAGCAAGCATCAAGGACTCACCTGAGAAGGGGCGTTTGTAATACTCTGGAAAAAGCGTAGGGTCTGGAGGAATGGGGCCAGAAATCCTGGATGGCCCCTCACACATCCTGCCACACGTTGCCCTGCCTCTGCCACGGAAACCAACCAGCACTGAGAAGAGAAATGAACAGGGCTCACTGAGCCACTGAAAAGCtacagtaaatataaatataaatataaataataaatataaatgtaaatgcaaatataaatataaatataaagagGGGAACTTCTGACCTTTGTTAGACAGCTCAACCGTATCTACAGAGATGACCTGCAAGTAGGAAACCACCCTGAACTGGACCCCATGCAGGTGAAACAAGGGGTCCAGCAGCACCATCCCTGCTGTGGGTCTAATCAGCATTTTTACCAGCACTGAACCTGGAATGTCCATGGTTGCTGCAATATCAGTaccttcaaaacagaaaatccttCCTGGCTCTGTTCTCCCATACAGAAACATTTAATGCAAACACAcaaagagctgagctgctctcagatcagctccctgtgtgccttCAGTAAACAGGAAACACAGGGTAGCTGGCCATGATCTGACAGGTTTTGGCCTGAGATTTGCACCTTGGGCTCCCTCTAAATGGCTCCTGTGGTTCAAACACAGCCTGCCCAGAGGAAGCTGAAGCCCCTGCTCCACCAGGCTGCATCCTCCCTGAGAACACACCTGTGTTGTCACCACCCCTGAGCAGGCTGGGAATGAACCTTAAAAGGAACCAAGATAAAACACTTCACTGCAGGATCATGCAGGGGCAGATGCTGGGTTTATGGGGAAGAACCCAGCTGGTTTCTCAGGTCTTGGGGAGAACAGAGTCACctgcttagaaaaaaatctctctaatttccaaagtatttttcagtgcaGCACAGATCTGCTagtccctgccctggcccaCACTGATCCCTGTTCTATTTCCCCTTCCCATGATAGGAGGAGAAAAGACCCTTCCAgcaggaaggggcaggagctgtgctgctcaccAAGATCCCCTGGATAGCATTTTTGTGCCTACAAGAAACCCGAGGGACTTGCTCCCTGCTCAGAACACGAGGATGCAGGATGCCAGCCcagcaggcacaggctgctggtGAGCTCTCAGCAGGTGCCACAAGAGCCTCACTGCCTCATCAGAGTCACACCGTGATTTTGACAGGCGCCAGGGCAGCGTGGCTGGAGTCACTGCTGTAAGAGCTGGGGCTACAACCTGCATGCCCTGACTCCTGGGGCATCATTCAAAGGTTTCTGAGACAACCCTCCGGGAAGAACCCCTTTCAGGATCCTTGGCATGCAGGCACTGACGGGACGCAGCATCTGCAGTTTAATTTATAAACCAATAAACGATCAGTACAAGGCTGAGTGAGTCTGAGTCATACTAACTAATGCACTGCAGTCTTCCTTGGTAAATCACCCCTGTTGACATGAGACCCATTAGCAAAATGCTGTTATTCATCTCctggacacagcagcagaggcaaTGTAAGCAGTGCTGACTACTGCACACCAGCATTGCATGTGCAGCCTGtacccagctgctctgggaaagctATTTCTGAAAAGCAGGCACAGACTCTCAGCCAGAGATAAAAGGAGGCTGGCTTGGTATTATTTAATCTCCTTGATAATGGATCCAACTAAGCCAGAACAGGCTCTCtcattctagaaaaaaaaaaaaaaaaacgggaaaaaaaagcattcaccATGAGATCACTCCAGAACAGCTACTGGCCTTGAAATGCACATCTGATCTTGATCTGAACTCGTGTTCCAACCCAGTAATTTACACGCAAAATGACAGGCTGAAATCAAGACCTGTAAAAGAGCAGACAATTACTGCTGGGGGTTGAAGGAGGAAAGGCAAGTTGATGGGAGGCGGGGGATGGAAGGCTCATTTTATACCTTCACATCCCAACTGCACCttgccctgctgcagggaatTTGCAAATGACACCCACTCCCTGATTTGCAAGTCACATCACCTCTGGATTGGGATCTTGCAAGATCAGACAACCTCTTTACAACAGTAAGCATCTTGCCCATCTAGGTACCTATAGCAAATGCCCCTATGTGGGACACTGGCCCCCAGTACCAgtctcccagccctgggaagcagctgccaAACCTCAGTTACCAACCACTGGTACAGAATTCccaagctgctgctctgctcctgctgaccATGGGCCTGCTTGGGGGACACGAGTGAGAGAACCTCGTGGCTCACTTCTGCCAAGTGAGGATGTGtggagctcctctgctgccaCTCCTGCCTGCTTGGTCTGCAGCACCAACAGTCCTGTACTGAGCCAATTCCACCCACTACTCCTCTATCaaacaagtaatttcttttgctgGGTTCGTTCTCTACCTGTGTAACCTCCTATCCAAAAGCAGTCTGGCTTTTCCCTGCACATGAGGATCAGAGAAGCACTGGATCAAGCACCAGGGAAACACAGCAGAAGCATGTGCTTGTGAGCACAGAGGAGAAGTAAGAGGGAACAGGGTCAGCCCTCAGGGACTGACCTGATCACTGTCTGCACCCAGGACAGCATCTTCTATTATCACCATGTTAGAAACCTAAACTTCAACAATACAGTACCTGACCTACTCCCACCAGAAAAACACCATTTAGTGCACTCACAGGCTGTGAGATGCAGGCAGATTCTGCAAAACAGGCTGGTTAAGTCCAGGTACACAGATACATGTGTGCAGCTCCTCTCTGTTCTTACCCCCTGCCAGCCTGTACACTCACAGAGAAGCAGCCacagggctgccccagccctgttccctgccctgcacaggaggCACAGAGTAACCCAACAACTTTAGCATTGCTCACTCACCCTGGCTGAGCCTGGAGGGCTGCTCACTTCTCCCCCAGGACCACAGTTTAATGCTGGCCTAGGAGTCAAGCAATGCAGGCTccagctctctctctcccagAGCGTCCCTGTAAGTTTAGTAACCATTAACTCGACTCTTTGTGCCctttgctgcagctgagcaAGCAGTAAAAATGCTACTTATCCCCTTGGCAAACTGAGACCTTTCAGAGCCTGTAAGAACCACAGCTTCcttttgttgcttgtttttgGCATCAAAGTAAACTACAAAACATGGGAACAGACAAGGCTTGGGCAGATGTATTTCACACCCTTGGACCCACTGCATCTGACTTTGAAGCATTCCCTCTTCTTCACAGAAGACATTTTCGCTGTTCCTGTGTCCCTGGCCAGGAAGCTGCTACCACACACAGAGCTGACACCAGCCCAGCTTCTTGCCTTCACGAGCCAATCTCTGCAAAAAGCATGGGAAAAATCATCCCACGGCTGCGATAAGCTGTGATAAGCAGAACAAGTCATCTGCAGCAAATCAAAGGGCTAATCTCCGTGCAGCTGGTCTTGCATGCTTGATTCCTTCCTCAACAGTTTTAGCTGAAATGGAAAGTCACATCAGGATAACTTCCACGCCTGAGGGCTGCACCAAAACAGGGCAGAACCTGGATCTGCAACCATTCCTCCTGCAGAATCAGGGGTCAGGAAACGAGGTCCATGTGCTGTGGACCTACCCAAGTGGTGTCAGTCCCTGCCTAAGCTTGCTGACTGCAATGAGAGAAGTTAATATTCTCCTTTTAATACTATTCCCCATGCTGTTTCCCCCAGGTCTCACCAGCTCTTCCCCACCTGCCAGTCTCAAAGACCCATATTCTCTTTTGTCTCTCTGAAAACAGAGGGGCAGGTACAGCCGAGTGCGACACCGGCGTTTGCATGCTGAACATGTTTCCTGGGAGCTGGCGAGGTATCCACCGACAGCACTTTAGGAACAAAGCCAGCCTGGACAGTCTGCCCAGGGAGTCAGACGTGTGAACTGCAGCatctggagcaggaggtgaaCGAGGGACGGTGGGAGGCGGGCAGAGACTGATGTGGGTATCGCAGGGCTGCAGCCCAGTCCTCTCCCCGAGGAGCGAGGGCAGATGACGACACCGCGGCCCCACCTCGACGCGTGGGATTCCTCCCCGACGCGGGGACGAGCCCCGCGCTGCGATTACAGGACCCGACGTGCAGCAGCGGGTCGGGCGAGGGTGCCGCAGCCCAGACCCCTCCGGCCGGGCCGGCTCGGGACCAGCATCAACCCGTGCCGAGAGCCGGGACCCGCTGAGCAACAcgggacacccctggggaccCTTCCTGGCCCCCGGGGAGAGGGGCCGGGGGCGCTGCCAGCAGCGCAGCCCCGGGGTGCCGAGGGCGGCCGGGGCTTTCCCCGCCTCTCCCCGCGGgcgctgcccctgccccagctccgGCTCCAGCTCCGGCTCCAGCCCTCTCCGGCCTCCGCCGCTCCCGAGCCCCGGCGGGCGGCCCCGGGAGCGCCCTGAGcgtccccccttccccccaccccgAGAGGACTCACCGAGGGAGGCCGCGGAGAAGCGctcccggccgggccgggctgggctgggctgggcccGCCGGCACCgagggcccggcccggccccgccgctccccggcAACGGCCGCTTCCGCCGGGATgggcgggcccggccccgctgccgctgccccggccccgctgccgctGCGCCCGGTCGGCCCCGGGACACGGCAGGGGCCGGGC
The Chiroxiphia lanceolata isolate bChiLan1 chromosome 13, bChiLan1.pri, whole genome shotgun sequence DNA segment above includes these coding regions:
- the ENKD1 gene encoding enkurin domain-containing protein 1 isoform X4; amino-acid sequence: MCEGPSRISGPIPPDPTLFPEYYKRPFSAQGRLEGNAQKLHLTSGPLDPVPNPYSALGSARQAQPSPRIRPSGKDFLEKGRKGTLGLLLQLEGISLGGGLPVKRKEPKDYEKENVRRIKEIQKRYKEKERAQEHSQPKPVKALWKSQKYENVESKVKAKLQETSPPPNPEAVKFLRAYSRCGSGIKPCRLLSPRPVRARRADTETPEAQGAETKIQVEGRSIDFIKHNACNAKRAPLRRSQSLQALAELLEQKHREQEEYNTKQKGHVPQYLLERKELWRKQMEERLRNLPDPDTPPGHTMMPEDQRLETLGNLKQSQEQLIKDLVLLPMRGDSLKMQNRRVELERKLSQIEEAIKIFSRPKVFIKLDS
- the ENKD1 gene encoding enkurin domain-containing protein 1 isoform X2; amino-acid sequence: MVISVDTVELSNKVLVGFRGRGRATCGRMCEGPSRISGPIPPDPTLFPEYYKRPFSAQGRLEGNAQKLHLTSGPLDPVPNPYSALGSARQAQPSPRIRPSGKDFLEKGRKGTLGLLLQLEGISLGGGLPVKRKEPKDYEKENVRRIKEIQKRYKEKERAQEHSQPKPVKALWKSQKYENVESKVKAKLQETSPPPNPEAVKFLRAYSRCGSGIKPCRLLSPRPVRARRADTETPEAQGAETKIQVEGRSIDFIKHNACNAKRAPLRRSQSLQALAELLEQKHREQEEYNTKQKGHVPQYLLERKELWRKQMEERLRNLPDPDTPPGHTMMPEDQRLETLGNLKQSQEQLIKDLVLLPMRGDSLKMQNRRVELERKLSQIEEAIKIFSRPKVFIKLDS
- the ENKD1 gene encoding enkurin domain-containing protein 1 isoform X1, with the translated sequence MFLYGRTEPGRIFCFEGTDIAATMDIPGSVLVKMLIRPTAGMVLLDPLFHLHGVQFRVVSYLQVISVDTVELSNKVLVGFRGRGRATCGRMCEGPSRISGPIPPDPTLFPEYYKRPFSAQGRLEGNAQKLHLTSGPLDPVPNPYSALGSARQAQPSPRIRPSGKDFLEKGRKGTLGLLLQLEGISLGGGLPVKRKEPKDYEKENVRRIKEIQKRYKEKERAQEHSQPKPVKALWKSQKYENVESKVKAKLQETSPPPNPEAVKFLRAYSRCGSGIKPCRLLSPRPVRARRADTETPEAQGAETKIQVEGRSIDFIKHNACNAKRAPLRRSQSLQALAELLEQKHREQEEYNTKQKGHVPQYLLERKELWRKQMEERLRNLPDPDTPPGHTMMPEDQRLETLGNLKQSQEQLIKDLVLLPMRGDSLKMQNRRVELERKLSQIEEAIKIFSRPKVFIKLDS
- the ENKD1 gene encoding enkurin domain-containing protein 1 isoform X3 → MFLSEAVLVGFRGRGRATCGRMCEGPSRISGPIPPDPTLFPEYYKRPFSAQGRLEGNAQKLHLTSGPLDPVPNPYSALGSARQAQPSPRIRPSGKDFLEKGRKGTLGLLLQLEGISLGGGLPVKRKEPKDYEKENVRRIKEIQKRYKEKERAQEHSQPKPVKALWKSQKYENVESKVKAKLQETSPPPNPEAVKFLRAYSRCGSGIKPCRLLSPRPVRARRADTETPEAQGAETKIQVEGRSIDFIKHNACNAKRAPLRRSQSLQALAELLEQKHREQEEYNTKQKGHVPQYLLERKELWRKQMEERLRNLPDPDTPPGHTMMPEDQRLETLGNLKQSQEQLIKDLVLLPMRGDSLKMQNRRVELERKLSQIEEAIKIFSRPKVFIKLDS